The DNA sequence TAACGGCGAAGTAATATCGGTTCTGTTTTTATTCAAGGATAAAAATTATCTCAGCAACGATACCGCAGAATTTTTAAGCGGTGCAAAAGAATTACAAATTTATAAAACATTTACCTCGGCTGGCTCCGAAGCATTTTTCAAAACAAATTTGAATGGAATAATTACATATTGGTCAAATACCGCAGAAATACTTTTTATGAAAAAAAATGAAACTGTGATTGATCAATTTATAGATGAAATTTTTCCGGAAATGACTAAAAGTAATTTTGAAAAATTAAGAAGTGAACTTATAACATTAGGCAATTGGGAAGGAGAACTTAATCATTTAATAAACGGTTCGGAATTTATTGCAAAAACAAAAGTTAAATTATATAAATCAAATCGCGTAAATGAATTATTATTTTATTGTGATAAGGTAAATGTTCAGCTTCAAAAATTAAATTTTGCAAAAGAAGAAGAAACGAATTTTTTTAGAGAAACAGTTTTAAAATCAGATGAAATGATTTTACAAGCAAATCCTTATGGAACAATTCTTTTTGCAAATGAAAAATTCTGTAACACATTTGGATTTGAACTCGATGAAATTAGAGGAATTTTATTTTTAGAATTAATTGATCACGCTTATAGAATTGAAAACGATTTAACTGATTTTTCAACTGCGGTTTACAAAAAATCATTTGAACATTTACCAATGTTTACAAAACATGGCAAAATGATTGATGCCAAATCAATGATTAATATTTCACTTTCCGGTCCAAATCTAAAATATTTTACAATATATTTAAATGCAGTTGATTACAATAAACAAATCGATACCGAAATATCGGAATCATTGTTGCAAAGTTTTCCGGAAGCAATTGCGGTTCTGAAACATAATTTTATAATTGATATAAATAGAACTTTCGAAGAATTAATAGGTGCAAAATCTCATTTATTAAACAAAGGAATTTCTAAAATTATTAGTCCAAATTTTAGACAAGAATTTGAAAATTTTCTTAACGATGAAAAACAGAAAAACCATGAAGATTTAATAACGATTCTTACAGATGAAGGAAATGAAATAGAAGTAAGATTTGAAAAAATTTATGTTAACAAAGAAAAAAATATTGTTATTCTAAGCATTGATTCGGAGACTTTAGAATTAAAACAAAAGTTTGAAGAATCAAAAAGATTTACCGGTGAATTTGCAAATTTTGATCAAGTTTTTTGGAAAGGACATTTAGAAAATAGCGGAATTATAATTGATACTTTTTCTGATTCAATTGAAAAAATAACCGGTTACAAAAAATATGATTTTGCGTTGAATTCAGATTTATGGAAAGATATAATTCACCCGGATGATTTTGAAAATTTTGATTTATCACTTACAAATTTTATAAATGATGAACAAGAATATCTTCAAGTAGAATATAGAATTATTTCAAAATCCGGTGCTATTGTTTGGATTATCAACAGACTGAAAAAAATATTAAATAAAGAAAATGTATTTGAAAATATAATTGGCGTAATTGATAATATTACCGAATCGACTTTGCGAAAAGATGAACTAAATAAAAAAATTAACGAATTAGAAAAACTTAATGTTACAAAAGATAAATTCATTTCAATAATTTCTCACGATTTGAAGGCGCCGTTTACATCAATTGTTGGATTTGCTGAATTAGGATTAACGCAAACCGATTTAAGTTCCGAAGAAATGAAAGAATATTTTGGTTACATAAGCAATGCATCTTTACATACTTTGGATTTGATAAATAGTTTGCTTGATTGGACAAGATTACAAACTGGAAGATTAACAATAAAACCTACAACTGTTAATGCAAATTATTTAGTTAGAAAAACCACAGAAATTTTATATGGATTTGCAGCACAAAAAAATATTTCAATTAATGTTAATGTTGATGAAAATATTTTTATTCAAGCTGATGAAGGAATTCTCACTCAAGTTTTTAATAATCTTGTTTCAAACTCTATTAAGTTTACACCCAAAAACGGAAGTATAATGATTTCCGCATCTAAGTTAGATGATCAGCAAAAAGTTGAATTTATTGTTAAAGATTCCGGTGTTGGAATTGAGCAAGAAGATATTAAAAAACTTTTTCTTGTTGAGGAAAAGCATTCAACTTTAGGTACGGAAGGTGAGCGGGGAACTGGACTTGGTTTAAGTTTGGTAAAGGAAATTGTTGAAAAACATAACGGAAAAATTTATGTAAAAAGTATAGTTGATAAAGGAACGGAATTCATTTTTACAATTCCAATTTCAACACCTTCAATTTTATTGATTGATGATAAACAAACTGAAAGAATCATTTATTCTAAATTAATTGAAAGTCTAACAGACGGAATTTTAGTTTACACTGCTTCAAATTTTGAAGAAGCAAAAAAAATCATTAATGATAAAATGCCGATGCTCGTTATTTCAGAAAGTAATATTAATGGAATTAATGCTTCGGATTTTTACAAATCACTTAATACAAATGTCGCAAAATATATTCCAACGTATTTTGTATTAACAAGACAAATCAGCAAATCTGAATTTGAAAAATGTAAAAGTATTGGAATTGATGGAGTTCAAACAAAACCGATTGAAATAAAATTATTCAAATCTATTTTAGATACTTTTATTCTTGGAGTAAAATAATCTTAAATTGTAACTCATGTTACTCAAGAATCTCAATGTTGTGAATATGAACGATATTGAGATATTTCGCTTCGCTCAATATGACAAAATTACTAATTTTGTTTAACATAAGATTTTAAATAATATTCAAAACTATTTTTGCTTTAAAACAATTCCAGTAGAAGGATTTAAAACTATTGATCCCGAAATAGATTTTATAATATCCGGTAAAACAGAATATTCATCAGCTAAAACTTCCCACCAACCTAAAGGAAGTTCAAATTTTAAATCTTGGCTTCTATCAGCATTAAAAATTACTAAATAACTTTTACTGTTAAACTTAACTTGATATGCTAAAGCAAATTCATTCTTCTTAAAATTCTGAAATGAATAATCATCATAATTTGCTTTACTAAATACTTTATGGAATTTTCTGAGTTTGATCAATCCTTTGTAATAATTGAAAAGATCTTTATTCAATTCTGCATGCACAAAATTTAAGTAATTTGTATTGTTATCTTTATTATAAGTATTGTGATCAATAGTTCCGGCTTCAACATCTTCAATATTTTCATCTAACTCAATAACTTTTGATCTGCCAAATTCTTGTCCTTCGTGAATCATCGTAATTCCTTGCGAAGTAAACAAGAACATTGCAGCCAATTTGTGCAATTTTAATTCTTCATGCGTGAGATGAACATTTTTATTAATATTTGTAATTACTTCATCTTTTCTAATTTTTCCCAAACCCATACGAATAAAATCACCCAAAGTATACCCGTCATGAGATTCCAAGTAATTTACGGAATGCTCCGGCTCTTGAAATAATCCGTGTTCTTCATTTATTAAAGTTCCGCGCACATAACTTTTTATTCTATCAATATTATTATTCCCTTGCCATTTTCCGAATATCCATCCTAAACCATTAAAAGGATTTTCACCTTTTATTCCGTTTCTAATTTGATCATTCCAGCTTCCCCATTCGCGTAAAGAAAATCCCATTGGATTATATCCGCCGCCCCAAGGTTCGCAGACAAAAACAACATCGGGATTTATTTTTTTTGCTTCTCTGATTATGGCTTCAATTGTTTCCCAATCCAGTAATTTTCCCAAATCAAATCTAAATCCATCTATGTGATATTCCTTCATCCAATAAATTATACTTTCAACAATTAATCTCCTCAGCATTGGTCTTTCGGTTTTCAGATCATTTCCGCAATAACTTTCGGCAATGTAATTTCCTTTTTCATCAAATCTGAAATAATATTGTTTATCAATTTCTTTCAAATTTCCAATTTCATATTCCGATAAATGATTATAAACAACATCCATAATTACTGCAATTTTATTTTTATGAAAAGCTTTTACCATATCTTTAAATTGATTTACTTGTCCGCCTTTTTCACCAAGCCATTTGCCTCTTGTTAAAACTCCAATATTTTCTGAATAATACGCAGCGGGCGCAAAAAAGTTTGAGGTCATATAACCCCAATGATTTCTTTCGTAAGGATTCCAAGTATTATACTTTCCGGCTAATGAATCTTTAAAAGGAATTTCACAATATCCAAATTCTTGCGAAGGTAAAAGTTCAACCGTATTTACACCGAGAGATTTTATATAATTAATTCCGCCGGTAATTTTTTCTTCAACCAAACCTTTGTAAGTTCCGGGAAAATTTGAACCGGCAGATTTATGTGCTGTTAAATCTCTAATATGCATTTCATAAACAATTAAATCTCGCCAATCTCTTTGAATCCAAGAATCATCTTCCCAATTATAATTTTGGTTGTAAACAATTGATTTTCTTGGGTTCAAATAATCTGTATAAGTCGCAACAGCTTTTGCATATGGATCAACACATAAAGGAGGAATTTTATTCTTTTCTAAATCTTCTTCAGAATAAACTTGATAACCGTAAAATTTATTCGTTAAATCTTCATTTATAATTGCTTCCCAAACTCCATCATCATCTTTGTTCATTTTAAAATCAACGGAAATTGTATCTGTTACATTTTCAAAAGTTTTTAGAATAACATTTTCTGCATTTGGTGCAAAAATTCTAAATGTTGTTTGATTTACCGAAACGAAAGAGCCCAATTCTTTTTCGGAATATAATGTATTTAACTGATGCTGTGAAAATTTATATTTTGATGTATCTGAATTTATAAACTCTCTATTTTCTGAAATATACAACTTACAACCCTTTGAATTTATTTTTGGAATAAGAAGAATAATTACTGTAAAGGCAAATATTTTTAATTGCGCTTTCATAGACATTATCGTATTAAATTAGTTGTAAATTAATTAAAAGATTGAATCCTTACAAGAATTTGTAGGAAAAGTTAAAATAAAATGATGAGATAATTTCTAATATTTTAGTAAGAAATATCTATATTTTCAGAAGTTGCGGGTAATGGGGGAATTTCAAATTCTGCACTATTTCTAAAATATGCATTATTGTTTACATGTGAAATTTGAATTCTGTAGTGATGTGAGCCGGATAGATTCGATGGAATTTTCCATTCATAAATTCCGTCATTTTCTGTTGATTCTGCAATTGTAATTACTTTATTAAACTTTCTAATTAAATCGATTTTAACATAATCAAGGTTATCAGTTATTGCCCACTTAATTCTGTATGTATTATTTTGCTGCCATTTATCTGTATCCGAAGGACTTTGCACTTGCAGCGAATTTGAATAAAAACTTTCCTCTTTTATTTCTTCATTTGTTGGATTTGTTACTGCGTCTCTGCATGAAGTAAAAATTACAAATAGTATTAAGAGCTTTAATAAAGTTTTCATAATTACCTCACTAAAATCTTTAATTAACTTAGGAATAATTAAGATTAAAATAAAGTAAAAATTATTTTAGCAAAATCATTTTTTTTGAAGTGAGAAAATTTCCAACTTGTAATTGATAAATATAAACTCCGCTTGGTAAACTGCTTCCGTCAAATTCAATTTTATAATTTCCGGGTGATTGTTTTTCATTTACTAATTTTTTTATTTCTTTTCCCAGAACATCGTATATCAAAATTTTTACGTTTGACGTTTCACGTTTTTCGTTTTGCGGAATAGAATATTTTAAAGTCGTTACCGGATTAAACGGATTTGGATAATTTTGTTCTAAATTAAAATCAAAATTTTGCGGCGTATTATTTATTGATGTAATATTTGTAACAGTTTTTAGAATTAAATTATTCGGATCAAGCTCAATATTTTCCGGTATTCCATCAACTTCAAAAGTAAATGTTTGATTTTGCAAATTGTTAAATGCTGTGATTAAAGTATCATTTAAATTTGTTTTGATTAAAATCTGAACCGGCATGGTAAAATAATTTGGATTTGTATTTACTTCTTGAGAAAGTAATAATTGAACATTGTTTTTATTATTTCCAGCAGAATTGTAATTCCATTCTAAAGAATATTTTGGATAGTTTTCACCATAAATCCATTCATCAAAAAAATAATCCAAATCAATTCCGGAAACTTCTTCGCAAACATTTTTGAAATCTTCGGTTTCCGCAACATTGTAGGAATAATTTGGATGAACTAAATATGTCTGCAAAGATTTGAAGAAAAGAGAATCACCTAAAATTCCTCTTAACATGTGAAGCACAACACCACCTTTTGCATAACTGCGAGAGCTCTCAAAAATTTCTGAAAGTAAACTTATATCTTGAACATAAATTGAACCTTGTGCAAACGTAGATCGAAACATTATAGAATTGATTTCAGCATCATAACTTTCTTTACCGTATTTCGCTTCAAGCCAAAGCGCTTCCGCATAAGTTGCAAAGCCTTCATTAAGCCAAATAT is a window from the Ignavibacteriota bacterium genome containing:
- a CDS encoding PAS domain S-box protein, with translation MQQNSEIEKFITQANINLQNLFEILPVGAIFFDEKWNVVSANTNAVKIICSAKKIEIEKNINIFTHFYLSSILPLNKIFSMKNGNNFEGEIKELSNQQNDNEKVIVKGIPFVEENNFKGGLLLLEKMNINSETNFELSDKYSISSLLKNICSCYLITDIKGNIILKPNNNDSCRHNLILGGNTIDDIFTSEQNILIKQNFKKAIEENTNQYLEIIFYSDTETYTYKTVIVPLNNNNGEVISVLFLFKDKNYLSNDTAEFLSGAKELQIYKTFTSAGSEAFFKTNLNGIITYWSNTAEILFMKKNETVIDQFIDEIFPEMTKSNFEKLRSELITLGNWEGELNHLINGSEFIAKTKVKLYKSNRVNELLFYCDKVNVQLQKLNFAKEEETNFFRETVLKSDEMILQANPYGTILFANEKFCNTFGFELDEIRGILFLELIDHAYRIENDLTDFSTAVYKKSFEHLPMFTKHGKMIDAKSMINISLSGPNLKYFTIYLNAVDYNKQIDTEISESLLQSFPEAIAVLKHNFIIDINRTFEELIGAKSHLLNKGISKIISPNFRQEFENFLNDEKQKNHEDLITILTDEGNEIEVRFEKIYVNKEKNIVILSIDSETLELKQKFEESKRFTGEFANFDQVFWKGHLENSGIIIDTFSDSIEKITGYKKYDFALNSDLWKDIIHPDDFENFDLSLTNFINDEQEYLQVEYRIISKSGAIVWIINRLKKILNKENVFENIIGVIDNITESTLRKDELNKKINELEKLNVTKDKFISIISHDLKAPFTSIVGFAELGLTQTDLSSEEMKEYFGYISNASLHTLDLINSLLDWTRLQTGRLTIKPTTVNANYLVRKTTEILYGFAAQKNISINVNVDENIFIQADEGILTQVFNNLVSNSIKFTPKNGSIMISASKLDDQQKVEFIVKDSGVGIEQEDIKKLFLVEEKHSTLGTEGERGTGLGLSLVKEIVEKHNGKIYVKSIVDKGTEFIFTIPISTPSILLIDDKQTERIIYSKLIESLTDGILVYTASNFEEAKKIINDKMPMLVISESNINGINASDFYKSLNTNVAKYIPTYFVLTRQISKSEFEKCKSIGIDGVQTKPIEIKLFKSILDTFILGVK
- a CDS encoding pullulanase, whose amino-acid sequence is MKAQLKIFAFTVIILLIPKINSKGCKLYISENREFINSDTSKYKFSQHQLNTLYSEKELGSFVSVNQTTFRIFAPNAENVILKTFENVTDTISVDFKMNKDDDGVWEAIINEDLTNKFYGYQVYSEEDLEKNKIPPLCVDPYAKAVATYTDYLNPRKSIVYNQNYNWEDDSWIQRDWRDLIVYEMHIRDLTAHKSAGSNFPGTYKGLVEEKITGGINYIKSLGVNTVELLPSQEFGYCEIPFKDSLAGKYNTWNPYERNHWGYMTSNFFAPAAYYSENIGVLTRGKWLGEKGGQVNQFKDMVKAFHKNKIAVIMDVVYNHLSEYEIGNLKEIDKQYYFRFDEKGNYIAESYCGNDLKTERPMLRRLIVESIIYWMKEYHIDGFRFDLGKLLDWETIEAIIREAKKINPDVVFVCEPWGGGYNPMGFSLREWGSWNDQIRNGIKGENPFNGLGWIFGKWQGNNNIDRIKSYVRGTLINEEHGLFQEPEHSVNYLESHDGYTLGDFIRMGLGKIRKDEVITNINKNVHLTHEELKLHKLAAMFLFTSQGITMIHEGQEFGRSKVIELDENIEDVEAGTIDHNTYNKDNNTNYLNFVHAELNKDLFNYYKGLIKLRKFHKVFSKANYDDYSFQNFKKNEFALAYQVKFNSKSYLVIFNADRSQDLKFELPLGWWEVLADEYSVLPDIIKSISGSIVLNPSTGIVLKQK